The Malus sylvestris chromosome 14, drMalSylv7.2, whole genome shotgun sequence genome segment GATATTTTGCACGACACATGTACCTACATcgcacaagttttttttttttttagcttatgagtacaaaataaatactttattttgtttttgaagattttgtgTTATATAATTTATGTTGAATGTATTCTGGTATATGAAATCTACTTGCAAATATTTGTTTTAAGTAAGATGTGTTAAGCTCGACTCTTGTAGATGATCAATTGGAACTTTTTCACGTCATTGAAATGTTACTCTTTCAAGTAGCGTCATCTCAAATCTTAGCCTCTCCTCTATTTCCTCCCTGAAGAGGTTCTTATTCCATACCTTTGTTTGACCGGCCTTCACAAACCTCCTGACATTCCACTCCAATCACCAAACAGTATTACTGTAATAACGAAAACTTTAATTGGATACACTACTAATTAAGGCAATCTCCAACTATGGAGGGCTACATAGGCctcaaaaaaatataattttttaaggaataataacaaactaaatttatatattttcaaacaCAAAATATATTCAACATAAAGTATATAAcacaaaatcttcaaaaacaaaataaagtatttattttgtactcataagcccaaaaaaaaaaaaaaaaaaaaaaaaaaaaaaacttgctcAAAGCTATTTTGCGTGACGCatgtacctacgtcgcgcaagtttttttttttttggcttatgagtacaaaataaatacattattttgtttttgaagattttgtgTTATATAATTTATGTTGAATATATTCTGGTATATGAAATCTACTTGCAAATATTTGTTTTAAGTAAAATGTGTTAAGCTCGACTCTTGTAGATGATCAATTGGAACTTTTTCACATCATCGAAATGTTACTCTTTCAAGTAGCATCATCTCAAATCTCTTAGCCTCTCCTCTATTTCCTCCTTCAAGAGGTTCTTATTCCATGTCTTTGTTTGACCGGCCTTCACAAACCTCCTGACATTCTACTCCAAGCACTAAACAGTATTACTAATAACGAAAACTTGAATCGGATATACTACTAATTAAGGCAATCTCCAACTATGGAGGGCTACATAGGcctcaaaaatataattttttaaggaataataaaaaactaattttataaattttcaaACACAAAATATATTCAACATAAAGTatataccacaaaatctttaaATTTTCCGTCTTCAATCTTATTGGCTAAATCTTACTCTCTCTATATTTTTATCACGTACTTTTTAGTATGCCCAAGTACCTTTTCACCATGTCAATAACTAACAAGCTCAAAAAGAAATGCCTAACTGCTTGGGGGTGGCACTTTTTAGGCCTTCTAGGGGCTGATTTGAGCCCCGAATACGCCCATTTGTAAAAGCTCTTTGGTTGGAGATTATTTTGTTCAATTTCAAGGTTAATATTGACCAAATTCCCTTTGATCGGAGATGGTCTAATTAACATCCCAAACCTTGATATATGaatgttttttgcgatttttggcgtacatgatctcgaagcatatacaaacaacttTGATGGTTAAATCGTTCaaactagttttgtacaatgcgtatcacatcaaaacattagattcgctaacacttggagtttatttatactttcattcagtaacataagattttgtggtatccacttgtgtcaatattttaaattgacgatcaaattagtttattgtattcatataggattaaggagtgtagttgtaaaaaaatcatcaaaatcagagttaaattAACCATTCAATCGtgctttttcgtttataatcgtcgaaaagttttgtcccgttacttgatcttacTTGATCtttatatgtttgttttttgcgatttttggcgtatatgatctcgaagcatatacaaacaactttgatggttggattgttgaaactagtttcgtacaatgcgtatcacatcaaaacattagattcactaacatttgaagtttatttatattGTCATTAAGTATATCATAAGatattgtggtatccacttgtgtcaatattttaaattgacgatcgaattagtttattgtattcatataggattaaggagtgtagctgtaaaaaatcatcaaaatcggagttaaattaaccgttaaatcgtgtttttttgtttataatcgtcgaaaagttttgtcccgttacttgatctctatatgttttttttttccgatttttggcgtacatgatttcgaagcatatacaaacaactttgatggttggatcgttgaaactagttttgtacaatgcgtatcacatcaaaacattagattcactaacatttgaagtttatttatattgtcattaagtataacataagatattGTGGTAACCACTTgtgttaatattttaaattgacgatcgaattagtttattgtattcatataggattaaggagtatagctgtaaaaaatcatcaaaatcggagttcaattaaccgttaaatcgtgttttttcgtttataatcgttgaaaagttttgtcccgttacttgatctctatatgtttgttttttgcgatttttggctgatgcgatctcaaagcatatacaaacaactttgacggttggatctttgaaactagttaaTTTCATACGATGCTTttcccatgaagttcaatggtatatatatttactaaatatattttaatttatttatttcgtACTTATAATACTTAAGAAATTGACTgatatatatgaaaaaaaaatattattgtgggtttttgttagaaaaatatattattgtgggggatgttaaaaaaaattgaatttgaaaggaGGAAAGTCACATTTTcggtaatttttataataattgtTTTTTCCAAATAAATACTTTGCGTGACGCCCTtggactttgcacgacgaaggtacctacgtcgcgcaaagtgttttttctactagtgcaCCACCCTCTTAGTATAGATAACATTGTTTGGTTAAAATTTCTTTAGAGAGAGTATCAATTTTGATTAGTGCCATTGCACCGACTCAAAGTTTAACAACATAAGATGATTTATAATTGTAGTCTAAAAAAATAGTCTCTCTAACATTTGTCGAAAATATTTAACATCTTACATCTAACATCTAATTTGACAAAATCTTttgattaaccaaaaaaaaaaaaaaacatttgccGAAAATATAGGACATTGTACCTTCTGAAATTCACTAAATGAGAAggaaatgttttgttttcacaCTAACTACTGttttgccacttagtattacagtctAATAGTATTCGTCTTCATTTCTAAGTgtgaggtcttaagttcgattctcgctaaaggcgaatttaaaccacattattgctagcccattatgaagTTAAACCCACCCCATTTccttaatatcatttgttcaaaaaaaaaaacactaactaCTATTTTCCAAAGCTTTATTATGGACTCTTCTTTTGGTCAACAAAACTATTAATACAGAAAAGAGAAAACCGCTCCCTAGCAAAATTATGCATGCTCTGAGGTCAACTGTTAATACATAAAAGAAAGGACCTGGCTTCTCTACCCTCCCACTTTCTATACACACGGTTAacccacgtcaacattttatattactattgctttttgtcttattatctctataaaaaaaatcattataaaatattgacgtgacttaactgtgACCGCATAAAATAGGAAGGGATAAGAGTGTATGAGAAGTGGGAAGGCAGAGAAGCTAGGTTCGAAAAGAAAACCTCACTTGAAACACAAAGGTTTAGACCTAACTTGGTGCCCAAGTCGTGTGCAGCTGGACTAGGGTTAATGGACTCTAACTATTTTTCGTGGCCCAAGTTGAAAGGTAATTCACCTTATGGTTGCTTGGTCAAACGGATGTGTCCCAGTTAGTCGTGGACTTGAAGTTGAATACTAGAACTCTTTTTAGGGATAACTGAATTGGCTTGTCATTTTTAGAATGATTGTCCATGAATTCCCTAAAACAAAATAGgcttttagctaaaatggtccatgagatttgcataacacatcactttggttcctgagattgaaaatcaatagaaatggtccatgagattgtccatcatccattattttggtcattccattaaaaactctattaagtgtcccagagctcttggtcgaaagtttgagcaattttCGAAGCTTCGtcactcaatcgtttcttaatcaaattcgacccataatatatcaaaatgaagataggaaagtgtagaacaagattatacctatttggaagccccaTGATTCCCGGAGATGGCTGGAAAATAGTCTGAAAGGTGACTAGTCTGCGAGAAAACTACAAAACTTGCTGAAAACTGGGTAaaatttaaacgttcataacttcttcaatactcaacaaaatcgagtgattcaaaaataaaaatcatatttctcgACGTTACAAAGAGAAATGTACCTTTATTGACGACTAAACCACAACGAATTAGCCATCgataaaggtaccattctcttagtCTCGTTGAGAATTATGATTTTCGTTTTCGAATAActggattttgttgagtattaaagaagtcatgaacgtttaaagtttacccagtttccggcgagtttttcagttttcctACGAACCAATTACCTTTTAGGCTATTTTCCAGCCATCTTCGGTAACCATTAGGCTTCCAAATAAGTATAATCTTGTTcaacactttcctatcttcattttgatatattatggaacGAATttgttaagaaacgattgagttacgaaactttaaaaattgtccaaacttccgATCAAGAGCTCTAGGACACTTAAcgaagtttttaacggaatgaccaaaataatagatggtggacaatctcagggacaatttctattgattttcaatctcatggaccaaaatgatgtgctatgcaaatctcatggactattttagttaaaaaaccaacaaaaaatataatagTATAAGTATAAGGGTTATCATAATGATGTGATGTGACTAGGTTGACAATGATAATAATGGAAgaaggccccgtttgggattgaggtgattttaaaaaaagccactgtgaaaaaaagctgagggccatttttgtgtttggtaaactgaaaaaaaatggcttattttggaagctgctgtgagaataagctgaaaatcaaaggaaaagctgaagctgctatttgctgctttgaaaaaaagccagttttttcaaagcacacagagctacagtgctcctttaatgaaaagacacactatcatcctgttttttttttcaaaagcactttcacaaaaaagtttaccaaacactctactggctttatttcacagccgcttattctcacagcacagccgcttattctcacagcagctttttttcaaagcacagcaataccaaaccagcccgaaGTACCCCTAAAAATGAAACAAGAATCTCTAAACTCTGTCATTTCACAAGTAAATTTTcatattcatattataaattattttactgAAAAACTTAAGGTAATAAAGAATTCAACGAGCCCCATTTTTCCAAAATTCTACTTTGCATTTCTCTACCTAAAAATTAGGTGGCCTTCTACGCGGTTCTTTTCCACACACCCGTCATCACTGATCAATTTAGTGGGTTAACCACAATTTTCTCAAAAGCCAAGATTTTAACAGTTCAGATCCAACTGTTCAAATATCAGTGCATCTCATACGTTTGCATACCTTACAGAACAATCCGACCAAAGCACAGTTGCCATTCATCTATCCATCAACAAGCAATCAAATTTACGCCAACGTTGTTAAAATAACTCCAAATATTTACACAAAATCAGATTTCCGTAAAGAacattagaaaaagaaaaagaaaaagaaaaagaaaattaaccgAGGAACCCTTATATGCTAAACAAGAAAGAAGCCTTGTTCTTGAATGGTTTAAGCGGCAGGGGCTCCAACCAGAGGTGGAGGAGGATGATGCGGGTAGGAAGAAGCAAACGGAAGATTCCTGAGGATCAGAAACCGAACCCTCCTCGGAAAAGGCGCGGAATAAAACAAATGCTCCAAAACCCTCGCCAGCAACACCGTGTACTCCTCCATCAGCTCCGCCAGCACCGCCACCATAATCATCTTTTTCGAATTTTCTGGCTTACCCAATTAATAACTCCAAAAACCCAATAACTATAGCATCAAATACAAATCAAAGACACAAGCTTTTGAAAGTAGAAATTCCTCACCTTAtcccttctctttctctctctagattttagggttttgtataTTTATAGAAATACATAACATGTGAAAGCAGGTGGTGGGAAGTGGATTTATGTGGAAGGACATGTGATCTCGTATGGTTCGGTTTTGGGGTTTTGGATTGAGCATTAACAACGGCGCCCCCACGGTACCCCACTATATtcagaaaattttcattctaaTCGAAACACGGATGATACATtacttatttttatataaatagtaaGAAATTTTACGTTTTaacttattaactttttaaacacacatttcattatttatataataatacatAATATATTATTCCGTGTTCtaatcacattaaaaaataTCTCCACTATATCAGGAACCTTCTAGTTTTTTCAGTGTGCTTTGCTACTTGGCTGCCACGTGGAGGTTGACACGAGATGACTCGTTGGAGGTTCAGGGTTCGGATTTATCTGGGCTATTTTTTCACccaatttttaaagaaaatggaagaaagCAGAGAACAAAAGATGGACGTCACTCACTGGTAACCTTTTCTCAATTTTTATCCTTTGTTACGTGTTCTCCTTGCCACGCCCTGCAATTTGCACATATGAGTTCACCGTTATATTGCGCGGAACTAGATCATCTCATGAGCTCAGAATAGCATCTTTTTGAATAGCTCATCCAGATCGTTCAAACTTGATTTAACGGTtgtaattattaaaatttttagAAGAGTTCATTGTTTGAAgtcattgaatcaaatttcaacaatctGAATGAGCTGCTTAGAAGGATCCCCATCctaagctcaggagaggatccagttCCATATTGTGCAAAGTTaataatagggtaaattacattttatcctCTTAGGTTTAAAGTTGATTTCAATTTcttacatctttaaaacatttcaattttatacatttacttatcattttatttcaatttcatacatttattaGAAAATCCGTTAAATAAACCGTTAAGTAATGACGTGGTAAATATAGGATCTTTCTAATCCGTTAAATAAAATGTTAAGTAATGACGTGACAAATATATGATctacatttgtgctgatgtaaTTATCCAtataaccaaaaaaataattttttatatatttaaaatattatagtaatttaccctatttatttaaacaaacccaaaaaaacaaaaaaaaaaaaacaaatccagAACCCATCTTCCcccatggatttggatcctctcccgAGCTAATGGAGAAGATGCTCCTGACCCATTATCTTGGGTCGTTGGATTTTTAACAAACAGGtctctttaaaattataataattatagagGTTAGATAAAATTCCAACGATCcacgaggatccaaatccttcccccataaccccccccccccccaccaacACCTTCTCCCTCTCCTCCTCTTCACCTCCCCGACCTTCACCACCAAAACCCCAGCgatcccaccccaccccacctccCCTCAGTAGCCTTCACTGAACCTAAATTGTAAGAATTCGACCTCAATCTCCCATCAACGTCATGCCCTAACCACATTGGCCCCAGATCCACTCACCCTCTTCCTCTCATCCGTACAATCCAAGCTCCTACTCATACTATTTGGTTGCCGCAACCTCGCAGGCCACAGCTGCTACTCTGTCggcgaggaggaggaggaggacatgTACCGAGAAGTGACCTCCCGAGCTTTGGGGCGGCGAGGAACAGCGACGCCATTGTTGGATTCCGAAGGCAAAAGAGGCGGCCTTACGGTGCCGTTTTGAGGACGACCTCCTCCTTGGGACGTGGCTTTGGGGTTCAATGTCGTCGACACAGCAGGTACCATTGCAGAAACTCAAAATCCCATTCAAATCTCATCCtccaaaaaccctaatccctCGCAGATTAACGAAATTCCAGGGACCTAAAAGCAAAATCTCCGACTATCCCCGCGAGTTCAACAGCTcagataaaaatttaaaaaatcgcaaaaaatgaaaaataaattaggaaaacaGAGAGAGGGGAGAGTGAGAGGAAGGTTATGGTGAGGGGCGGGACGAAGGTTGGGGAAGATGGGTTTTAGGTTTAagggtttggttttttattttttaataattttctttaattaattatttttaaatgtattaaaaaattatttttttgccaaatgaCACAAATATAACTAGGGGTGAAAAAAAAtaccgaaaatcccaaaccataccgaaaccaaaccgaaaaaaaaccataCTGAAAATCCCGAAAATTTTgataccgaaaccaaaccgatcCCGAAtttttcggtatgggattcggTCTCACACTTAAAATTGTTCGGTATTCCCATCCCGAACCGAACTTTAAACCCTATTGTTATATATATGTTGGAATATATGTATATGGCCTATTTATATTATTAGAATAACTTAAGTGTGGGGATAAGGATCTGATTGTGTGCCTGGCGCTTGAAGTTTTATCAAAGCACATGGGTGCTGTCTGCTTTGCAACCTAGAAAGGCGAAGCCACCAAAACATTCCTTCAACTCAATTCAAACCCAAGCCGACACATCCATACTtactctctctcatttcttatCTTTGGCCTCTCaaattctctctgtctctcctTCTCGAATTCGAAGCCTAGCAGCCACCACCCTCTCACAGTCTCACTCTGACGAACTTTCTCCCCTCCGGCCACCACCACACATCACGGCTTCATCCCCACCTTCGATTCTCTCCATTGATTCTCTATGTGGGGTTTCAAATTAGGGTTTCGAATTGGGGCTTAGGGTTTCGAATTAGGGGCTCGGGTCAGGAGGAGGACGAACTATCTCTTCACTCTGTCTCTCTATCTCCCATCAATCTTCACTGATTCACTGTCACTTCTCTGATTtcgttttgggtttttcatgcaGGTTTGAATGTTTTCGATTTCAATTAGTTGATTTGGATTTCAATGCAAGTTCGGTTTCGGGAAATCTCgaaataccgaaatttttttgggaataccaaaattcgggaatcccgaagtttcggtttgggatcggtCCTCTTATTCTAGTCCCGAAAATTTTCGGTTCGGGATTTGGTATGTCATTTTCAgttcggtatcccataccgaaccagccCTAAATATAATAGCCACGTCAGATCTATGTTATGTTTCCAGTGAAAACTAAGCCAACTAAACTCTAGAAAAACAGAGTTGTCTGGAAACAGACTAAATCAAACTACAAACTGTCATTATTTATCTCATCTAAGGTTACATCCGCACGATTATATGAGAACGCAATTTACAAGCCTAATAACCCGTTTCAACTGAAACACATCGTGGAACGAAGCGCCTATGCCTATCGTCAATGGCTTCCTCCGTGCAACGTCAAGATCTAAATGTCATCCAAATCCCACTAAATGCTATGAACAGGGTTACGGCTAAAGGAATACCAACCAAAATAACAAATGTAGGACTCAGGCCGTGGTGTTTGGGCAGTTCCTTCGAAGACACTGACAGCCCCATATGGCTGCTGGGTGATGCACCGTCCCTTCCCGTCCTTAACCTCAACGTTATTGGGGCTTCTTCAGCAGCCCTCTTCTCATCAACCAGTTCTGTTGGTGAGCCATCGGTAATTTTCCTGCCCATGTCTGACTTCAAAAGACGGGACTCTGCTTCCTGCTCATCGAAATTAGAAATCTTCTCCGTGGCTTCCTTGACCTGCAAGGGACAATATTGCTCGCTTAGAATTTGATGGGAACACCGAACATATGTATATACAATGCTTATGTTGGCTTCGTTGACCATCCTTACCTCATAAATAGTTGACTGCACATTATCTTCTTCAGCAGGGGTTGTATCTCTCACATTGCTATCAACAACTGACCGAGGTGAAGTACTCATCTGCAAACGGATTCTTCTAGAAGCAGGGGCCTGAGTTGCAGAATCACCTGAACTTAATGGTTGTTGAGGCTCGGGGGCCTTCATCTTGATTCCGGATCTACCTACAACATTGGAATCATAGTTGACGGAATTCTTCATAGTGGCCAAGTCTTCCTTATCGTTGATTTCCGCATGCTCTTTCTCATGTTCATCAGAGGCCAGACTCTGCTGTATAGCTTCTCTAGCCTGTATGGAACAAATAGAGTAAAGtttgaaaatgcataagaagCAACAGCAGAGATACTAATGTAGTGTCCCAAGGACCCTTACCTCAGTATTAGCAGATTCTACTTCATCTTCTCCCCCGTAATCTGTCTCTCTCACGTTACTATCGGCAATGGACCCGTATGAAATATTCATCTGCAAACCGATTCTTCTATGAGCAGTGTCCTGAGTTACAGAACTGTCTGAATTTGATCGTTGTTGAGGCTGGCGAGTCCTAATCATGATTCCACTTCTACCATCAGGATCAAAGCCATGGTTAATAGAATTATTCGTACTGGACCattcttctttgttgctgaataTCGCATGCTCTTCCTCCTGTTCATCAGAAGTAGGGCTCTGCTGTATATCCTCTCTAGTCTGCATGAAACAATCAGTGTAAAATTAGATAAATGCATTTGACAAGAATTATTAAGTTAGCTTCACAAGGACGCCCTTACCTCTGCAATAATTGATTGGACTTCATCTTCTTCCGTGCTGTAGTTTTCATCGCTCTCATTGCCGTTGGTAATTGACCAAACTGAACGGTCCACTAATAAATGAAGTCTTCTTGCAGCAGAGCCCTGATCTACAAAGTTATCTATATTCGGTTGTAGTTGAGGATGTCGAGCCCTAGTCTTGATTCCAGTTCCACCAACATCATCACCGCTGTGGTTATCAAGATTCTTCCAACCGGTAGATCCATGCAAACTATTGGACACATCATTGACTGAACTCACAGGAAACTGCTCAGCAAATGAGCATTGAGATAAATAACTGTCTGTCATATTTCCCATTCTAGGTTTTCGGTCATCAAATGATGCTTGAGCTTTAGCTTGCCAATAACCAAATGAGGTGTTCTGCAGATCCTCGGAGCCAAATTGCTCATTGTACAAGCCAGATGCTCTCCTTTGCAAATCATTCTGGTGCACAAGGACAAAGCAAAAGGTTACAGTTAGACCTCATTTCTAAATATACTACGAATTATTTTCAAAAGATTAATTCTAGAATTTCAATTTCATGAAGTACACAAAGCACGCTAGACAGGAGAACAGCCAAGAAGTTCCAAAATTGGGGTTACAAGAAAcaagaaattatttattttacccaTACCTGGGCGATTTTGGCGTCTGTGTTACCCCATGCACCATTGAAACATGAGTTTCCTGGCAGCGTGGTGCATGCATGACCAGATAGATAAGTCTCATTTCCAACGACCAAGTTCTTCTGACTAGTTGACTCCTCACAGGAGCTCCCATAATGGCTATTGCTGAACTCATCAAACAACTCCTTGAGGGGTACATCCCGTTCACATGTGCCGTCTTGAAAATGCAATACATTATCATAATTGCCAAAGTCACTGGTAAAAGGTGAACCCACATAATGTTCCAGCTCTGCATTAATCTGCGAATGCAACGGTGAGAAGTCTTTGCTATCGTCCAGGCCGCCCAAAGACTCATAGAATGCCGGATTTTCTTCCATTGTCAGATGCCCCTACAGTTGAGAACCACGAAGATCAAAATGTTTCCTCACCAGTTGTTAATATCTGTAAACTTTTGTATAAATTTAGCAGTACAATACTGAACgtgacaaaaacaaaacatatcaTGGACATCTTACCTGGATTCCTGTTTCTACTGCTCCATGATC includes the following:
- the LOC126598640 gene encoding uncharacterized protein LOC126598640, whose product is MIMVAVLAELMEEYTVLLARVLEHLFYSAPFPRRVRFLILRNLPFASSYPHHPPPPLVGAPAA
- the LOC126599923 gene encoding NAC domain-containing protein 14-like, producing the protein MAELSMESLPLGFRFRPTDEELINHYLRLKINGHDSEVQVIPEIDVCRWEPWDLPKLSVIKSDDQEWFFFCPRDRKYPNGHRSNRATDAGYWKATGKDRTIKSRQCKFATNSNGQVGMKKTLVFYRGRAPKGERTSWIMHEYRATQKELDGTAPSQGAFVLCRLFHKPEEKADEPKHDEVEQTGLSPTTTKSSPDESSDIVQETATSEMQGEKQSEGIMRWLTDKSDKVTPDAFCQLPVDSFMASDMEDHGAVETGIQGHLTMEENPAFYESLGGLDDSKDFSPLHSQINAELEHYVGSPFTSDFGNYDNVLHFQDGTCERDVPLKELFDEFSNSHYGSSCEESTSQKNLVVGNETYLSGHACTTLPGNSCFNGAWGNTDAKIAQNDLQRRASGLYNEQFGSEDLQNTSFGYWQAKAQASFDDRKPRMGNMTDSYLSQCSFAEQFPVSSVNDVSNSLHGSTGWKNLDNHSGDDVGGTGIKTRARHPQLQPNIDNFVDQGSAARRLHLLVDRSVWSITNGNESDENYSTEEDEVQSIIAETREDIQQSPTSDEQEEEHAIFSNKEEWSSTNNSINHGFDPDGRSGIMIRTRQPQQRSNSDSSVTQDTAHRRIGLQMNISYGSIADSNVRETDYGGEDEVESANTEAREAIQQSLASDEHEKEHAEINDKEDLATMKNSVNYDSNVVGRSGIKMKAPEPQQPLSSGDSATQAPASRRIRLQMSTSPRSVVDSNVRDTTPAEEDNVQSTIYEVKEATEKISNFDEQEAESRLLKSDMGRKITDGSPTELVDEKRAAEEAPITLRLRTGRDGASPSSHMGLSVSSKELPKHHGLSPTFVILVGIPLAVTLFIAFSGIWMTFRS